The Sedimentisphaera salicampi genome includes a region encoding these proteins:
- a CDS encoding GumC family protein: MVNESEITSRLPMQEPQAEGIQLTPKDILTIIRRHLLLIILLPILGAALGVGLYFVFAKYSPKYTSTSAIRVLEPEISDPMKLAARMSNTDTYYQFRQTKARFIKQQDMLQNLLETDQVRNTQWFRQFVADDGRPDIADALEALEDSIGVNVARDNFIIQISFSSKNARESKLILDQLVELYTKSQLERETQTQRDKLAQAKEEERKVRAEIRAAEASLRDIRQSNPTLAEFSDTGDTGSQRHSIKVKHDSLEVQVMDLEGQISEIESRIATLESRAQGEFDEVVREQMENDPIAISARQRILYLRPELARLTAKLGENHRSVRKMREQLRMAESELNSRQNFIAELNRQSQLQQAEDQRAFLVSQLENYRAQLQDALLKQKELDELRAEYESFVEIRERGRERLEKLIDHIQSLNMLVRDPKVSKLEPLGEAILPLQKSFPDLKLFVPAGIVLGGFIAVVFAFIRELANDKLRTPQDVSKAVDIPVLGVIYNSKEDDDVEDIQPERVVNEAPNSVTGEAYRQLKSNVKLSGALGYGQVLMITSANPQEGKSTVASNLSVSLAAEQNKVLLIDANFRRPAFSIYTSQSGESEENQMISGLSEVLAGDKSTEDVIVSGQVANLDIMACGELPEMPSEMLSGRSMHKFLTDVKGKYDFVVIDAPPVIMSEAKSLSAMADSTLVVFNAQMTKRGVAQRTVRELDVVNANVIGCSLVSAKALKGGYFNQYLKTYKDYIESMPETKAS; the protein is encoded by the coding sequence GTGGTTAACGAATCTGAAATAACATCCAGGCTCCCAATGCAGGAGCCTCAGGCAGAGGGTATTCAGCTTACCCCGAAAGATATACTTACGATTATAAGAAGGCATCTCTTGCTGATTATCCTTCTTCCGATTTTAGGAGCGGCTTTAGGTGTAGGTCTATATTTTGTTTTCGCAAAATATTCCCCGAAATACACATCTACCTCTGCTATCAGGGTATTGGAGCCGGAAATCAGCGACCCGATGAAGCTCGCTGCGAGAATGTCTAACACAGACACCTACTACCAGTTCCGTCAGACGAAGGCTCGTTTCATCAAGCAGCAGGATATGCTTCAGAACCTTCTCGAAACTGATCAGGTGCGAAACACCCAGTGGTTCCGCCAGTTCGTGGCTGACGATGGGCGGCCTGATATTGCTGATGCTTTAGAAGCCCTTGAAGACAGTATAGGGGTTAATGTTGCAAGAGATAATTTTATTATCCAGATTAGTTTTTCTTCTAAAAACGCCCGAGAATCGAAGCTTATTCTCGATCAGCTTGTGGAGCTTTACACCAAATCTCAGCTTGAAAGAGAAACGCAGACCCAGCGTGATAAACTGGCTCAGGCGAAGGAAGAAGAGCGAAAGGTGCGTGCTGAAATCAGGGCGGCCGAGGCCTCGCTGAGGGATATACGCCAGTCAAACCCTACGCTTGCCGAATTCAGCGATACTGGAGATACCGGCAGCCAAAGGCACAGCATCAAGGTTAAGCACGATTCTCTTGAGGTTCAGGTGATGGATCTTGAGGGGCAGATTAGTGAGATTGAATCACGAATTGCAACTCTTGAATCCAGAGCTCAGGGCGAGTTTGACGAGGTTGTACGTGAGCAGATGGAAAACGACCCGATCGCCATCTCTGCCCGCCAGCGAATACTTTACCTCAGGCCGGAGCTTGCAAGGCTCACTGCGAAGCTCGGCGAGAACCACCGCTCAGTCCGAAAGATGCGTGAGCAGCTTCGTATGGCAGAATCAGAACTCAACAGCAGGCAGAATTTTATCGCTGAGCTCAACAGACAGTCGCAGCTCCAGCAGGCCGAAGACCAGCGTGCTTTCCTTGTGAGCCAGCTTGAGAATTACCGTGCCCAGCTTCAGGATGCTCTTCTCAAACAGAAAGAGCTTGATGAGTTGAGAGCGGAATACGAATCTTTTGTGGAGATTCGTGAAAGAGGCCGTGAGAGGCTCGAGAAGCTTATCGATCACATCCAGAGCCTCAATATGCTTGTTAGGGACCCCAAGGTTTCTAAGCTTGAGCCTTTGGGAGAGGCTATTTTACCGCTGCAAAAGAGCTTCCCTGACCTTAAGCTTTTCGTACCTGCGGGTATTGTCCTTGGCGGCTTTATAGCAGTAGTTTTCGCCTTCATACGTGAATTGGCAAATGATAAGCTCAGAACGCCTCAGGATGTTTCAAAAGCTGTAGATATACCCGTTCTCGGTGTGATATACAACAGCAAAGAAGATGATGATGTTGAGGATATCCAGCCTGAACGAGTAGTGAATGAGGCACCGAATTCCGTTACCGGTGAGGCATATCGCCAGCTTAAGTCTAATGTAAAACTCTCAGGAGCTTTGGGTTATGGTCAGGTGCTGATGATAACCAGCGCAAATCCGCAAGAGGGCAAGTCCACAGTGGCATCCAATCTCTCTGTCAGTCTTGCTGCTGAGCAGAATAAGGTTCTGCTGATTGATGCAAACTTCCGCAGGCCTGCCTTCAGCATATATACCTCTCAGTCGGGTGAATCGGAAGAGAATCAGATGATTTCTGGTCTCAGTGAAGTTCTTGCGGGCGATAAATCCACCGAGGATGTTATTGTTTCAGGTCAAGTTGCAAACTTAGACATAATGGCTTGCGGCGAGCTTCCGGAAATGCCTTCTGAGATGCTTTCAGGACGTTCAATGCACAAATTCCTCACCGATGTAAAAGGTAAGTATGATTTTGTGGTTATTGATGCTCCGCCTGTAATTATGAGTGAAGCTAAGAGTTTAAGTGCTATGGCAGATTCAACTCTCGTTGTCTTCAACGCTCAGATGACTAAGCGGGGCGTTGCGCAAAGAACGGTGCGTGAGCTTGATGTGGTCAATGCTAATGTGATAGGCTGTTCGCTTGTTTCTGCCAAAGCCCTCAAAGGCGGCTACTTCAACCAGTATCTCAAAACTTACAAGGATTATATAGAATCGATGCCTGAAACTAAGGCTTCTTGA
- the lspA gene encoding signal peptidase II, producing the protein MSAGLKNKIPGAKQQLIFFLIFAFLLVADLVSKSAAFEFLADKEGYSWPVLGDFIALTARVNPGAAFSIASGNTWLLVAVSAVAVLAAVAIFELGLVKGRNALLLSVFTSGAAGNLYDRIFNDGYVRDFIDVNLYVNNYHWPTFNVADSLMCISVGLYLIFHYADENKKNKQDRS; encoded by the coding sequence TTGTCGGCCGGCTTAAAGAATAAGATCCCGGGAGCAAAACAGCAGCTTATATTTTTTCTGATTTTTGCTTTTCTGCTTGTTGCCGATTTGGTTTCGAAATCCGCTGCATTTGAATTCCTTGCAGATAAAGAAGGCTACTCTTGGCCGGTGTTAGGCGATTTTATCGCCCTTACTGCAAGGGTAAACCCAGGGGCGGCTTTCAGCATCGCAAGCGGAAACACATGGCTTCTGGTTGCTGTTTCCGCAGTAGCGGTATTGGCTGCTGTGGCTATTTTCGAGCTTGGGCTGGTAAAAGGCAGAAATGCCTTGCTGCTGTCTGTTTTTACTTCAGGCGCAGCAGGCAACCTGTACGATAGAATATTTAACGATGGATATGTCCGAGATTTTATAGATGTGAATCTTTATGTTAATAATTATCACTGGCCGACGTTTAATGTAGCAGATTCCTTGATGTGCATTTCAGTTGGTTTATACTTGATTTTTCACTATGCAGATGAGAACAAAAAAAATAAGCAGGATCGCAGTTAA
- a CDS encoding secondary thiamine-phosphate synthase enzyme YjbQ: MKSYRKQLWFDIKKRRELINITPQVDQCLAESGVQEGLLLCNAMHITASVFINDDESGLHQDYEKWLEKLAPEKPHSQYKHNGMEDNADAHLKRTVMGREVVVAITQGRLDFGPWEQIFYGEFDGNRKKRVLVKIIGE, encoded by the coding sequence ATGAAGTCTTACAGAAAACAGCTCTGGTTCGATATTAAAAAGAGAAGAGAACTTATCAACATCACCCCGCAGGTGGACCAGTGCCTCGCCGAGAGCGGCGTGCAGGAAGGGCTCCTGCTATGCAACGCTATGCACATCACTGCAAGCGTGTTTATAAACGACGACGAATCCGGCCTCCATCAAGACTATGAAAAATGGCTCGAAAAGCTCGCCCCCGAAAAGCCACACTCTCAATACAAGCATAACGGCATGGAAGACAACGCTGACGCACACCTAAAGAGAACTGTCATGGGCAGGGAAGTCGTAGTTGCAATTACCCAAGGCCGCCTCGACTTCGGACCATGGGAACAGATCTTCTATGGGGAATTCGACGGAAACAGAAAAAAAAGAGTACTCGTGAAAATTATCGGGGAATGA
- a CDS encoding formate--tetrahydrofolate ligase — translation MKLDPTVMKDWQIAKAAEEKMLSVAQLAENLGLNEDELIYYGKNLAKVDYRKVLDRTEGRKKARYIDVTAITPTPLGEGKTTTTIGLVDGLGKLGKSVAGAIRQPSGGPTFNIKGSAAGGGLAQCIPLTPFSLGLTGDIDKITNAHNLCMVALNARMQHENNYDDEKLAQRNLKRLDIDPQKVQLKWVIDFCAQGLRNIRMGMGGKMDGFEIDSGFAISVSSEIMAILAVARDLKDLRERIGRIVVAYSKAGEEITAEDLEVAGAMTAWLVEAINPTLMQTMENNPVFVHAGPFANIAIGQSSVIADRLGSNLVDFHVTESGFGADIGFEKFWNIKCRYSGLKPDAVVLVATVRALKMHGGGPEVKPGKPLPKEYTEENVELVQKGCSNLEAHIETVIKSGVTPVVCINSFYTDSPAEIEAIRSAAENAGAYCAVSEHWLKGGEGAKELAEAVIRAADEPSNFKFLYDFNMPVKKRIELIAKEVYGAEGVEFAPEAEERIQQIEKDPDSSKMATCMVKTHLSLSHDPAIKGRPKDFILPVRDIMIYKGAGLIVPLAGTIKLMPGTGSDPAFRRIDVDTQTGKVEGLF, via the coding sequence ATGAAATTAGATCCCACGGTAATGAAAGATTGGCAGATAGCGAAAGCTGCCGAAGAGAAAATGTTAAGTGTAGCTCAGCTTGCCGAAAATCTCGGCCTGAATGAAGATGAGCTCATCTACTACGGCAAAAATCTTGCCAAAGTGGACTATCGAAAAGTGCTGGACAGAACAGAAGGGCGGAAAAAAGCCCGATATATTGACGTAACAGCAATAACCCCTACGCCCCTCGGCGAAGGGAAAACCACAACCACTATCGGCCTTGTGGATGGGCTCGGAAAGCTCGGTAAAAGCGTAGCAGGGGCTATTAGGCAGCCTTCAGGCGGCCCAACGTTTAATATAAAGGGCTCAGCAGCTGGCGGCGGGCTTGCCCAGTGCATTCCGCTAACTCCCTTCTCGCTTGGCCTCACTGGCGATATTGATAAAATTACAAACGCCCACAATCTCTGTATGGTTGCTCTGAATGCGAGAATGCAGCATGAAAACAATTACGATGATGAAAAGCTCGCTCAGAGAAATCTCAAAAGGCTTGATATAGACCCGCAGAAAGTCCAGCTAAAATGGGTGATCGATTTCTGCGCTCAGGGACTGAGAAATATCCGTATGGGTATGGGCGGAAAGATGGACGGCTTTGAGATAGATTCGGGCTTTGCGATTAGCGTATCAAGCGAGATTATGGCGATTCTCGCTGTAGCCAGAGACCTTAAAGACCTCCGCGAAAGAATCGGCAGAATAGTTGTTGCATACAGCAAAGCAGGCGAAGAGATCACAGCAGAGGATCTCGAAGTGGCAGGAGCGATGACAGCTTGGCTCGTTGAGGCGATAAACCCAACACTTATGCAGACAATGGAAAACAATCCAGTTTTCGTGCACGCAGGTCCGTTTGCCAATATCGCTATTGGCCAGAGCTCTGTAATTGCAGATCGCCTCGGCTCAAATCTCGTAGATTTTCACGTTACAGAAAGCGGCTTCGGGGCAGATATCGGCTTCGAGAAGTTCTGGAACATAAAGTGCAGATATTCCGGCCTCAAGCCCGATGCGGTAGTGCTGGTAGCAACGGTGCGAGCCCTTAAAATGCACGGCGGAGGTCCGGAAGTTAAACCCGGCAAGCCCCTCCCGAAGGAATACACAGAAGAAAACGTAGAGCTCGTTCAGAAGGGCTGTTCAAATCTTGAAGCCCATATCGAAACGGTAATTAAGAGCGGCGTAACCCCAGTGGTTTGCATAAACAGCTTCTATACAGATTCTCCTGCAGAGATTGAAGCAATTCGCAGCGCCGCCGAAAACGCAGGTGCTTACTGTGCAGTGTCTGAGCACTGGCTCAAAGGCGGAGAGGGAGCGAAAGAGCTGGCGGAGGCTGTGATTAGAGCGGCTGATGAACCCTCCAACTTTAAATTCCTTTACGATTTCAATATGCCGGTGAAGAAAAGAATTGAGCTCATTGCCAAAGAGGTGTACGGGGCTGAAGGTGTGGAATTCGCACCGGAGGCAGAAGAGAGGATTCAGCAGATTGAGAAAGATCCGGACAGCTCCAAGATGGCAACGTGTATGGTAAAAACGCACCTGAGCCTCTCGCACGACCCTGCAATTAAAGGCAGACCGAAAGATTTTATCTTGCCGGTAAGGGATATAATGATCTATAAAGGAGCTGGGCTGATTGTACCCCTTGCTGGCACTATAAAGCTTATGCCCGGCACAGGCTCAGACCCAGCCTTCAGAAGAATCGATGTTGATACGCAGACAGGGAAAGTGGAAGGGCTGTTCTAA
- the queG gene encoding tRNA epoxyqueuosine(34) reductase QueG: protein MKEEIRKYAMEQGFLKAGFTSAEDLPEQSRHRFVKWLEADMHEKTGYLERNIDKRFSPRILFKDAKSVIVFAAGYNKAEGEKPCFDLEGKICDYACFEDYHRKIKSKILNIAGFIRDNWKSDLKIKACVDSVPINERSEAVRAGLGFIGKNGMLIVPRAGCRILLGVLISNLEIEADEGIIEHSCGSCRRCIEACPSGALGEDGLLDCRKCISFQTIEKQAQMNPEAEAAVSDELFGCDKCIDVCPFNVKGQNSFLNQRLNKWLRIDDVLGMSSETFSASFGGTAIERTGLEKLKRNAEVIAGKKRQN from the coding sequence ATGAAAGAAGAAATCAGAAAATACGCCATGGAGCAGGGATTTTTGAAAGCCGGCTTCACCAGTGCAGAAGATTTGCCTGAGCAAAGCCGGCACCGTTTTGTGAAGTGGCTTGAAGCGGATATGCACGAGAAAACAGGCTATCTTGAAAGAAACATAGACAAGCGTTTCTCGCCCAGAATACTCTTCAAAGATGCAAAAAGCGTGATCGTGTTTGCGGCAGGCTATAACAAAGCGGAAGGTGAAAAACCGTGTTTCGATTTGGAGGGGAAAATCTGCGATTATGCCTGCTTTGAAGACTACCACAGGAAAATAAAGAGCAAAATATTAAATATCGCAGGATTTATTCGTGATAACTGGAAATCGGATCTCAAAATCAAGGCGTGCGTGGATTCAGTGCCGATAAACGAAAGATCAGAGGCTGTTCGAGCGGGGCTTGGTTTTATCGGGAAAAATGGAATGCTGATAGTGCCCCGTGCGGGGTGCCGAATTCTGCTGGGGGTTCTTATAAGCAATCTGGAAATAGAGGCGGATGAAGGAATCATTGAGCACAGCTGCGGAAGCTGCAGGCGGTGCATAGAGGCCTGCCCTTCCGGAGCACTCGGAGAGGATGGGCTGCTTGACTGCAGGAAATGTATCTCGTTCCAAACGATAGAAAAGCAAGCTCAAATGAATCCTGAAGCCGAGGCGGCTGTAAGCGATGAGCTTTTCGGCTGCGATAAGTGCATTGATGTATGCCCTTTCAACGTAAAAGGGCAAAACAGCTTTCTGAACCAAAGGCTTAACAAATGGCTTCGGATTGATGATGTTCTGGGAATGAGCAGCGAAACATTCTCTGCTTCTTTCGGCGGTACTGCCATCGAAAGAACCGGCCTTGAAAAACTAAAGAGGAATGCTGAGGTAATCGCAGGTAAGAAACGTCAAAACTGA
- a CDS encoding peptidase U32 family protein: protein MAQSSNPPELLAPAGNLEKLKWAVQYGADAVYFGSEYSLRNFAGNFSLHQAEQGINYLHQHGKKAYITLNIYPFSDEYEKILALASSFDDMNADALIVADLGVFMILRRAGIKAALHISTQANTLSSQTAIEYAELGASRVNLARELSLEQIMAIQQAVSGRIQTEVFIHGAVCFSYSGRCAISDYLTGRRANRGECTHPCRWKYHLMEEERPGEYHPVFEDDRGLYFFNSKDLALFEYIPALAEIGVDSLKIEGRMKSVHYIGSVVSMYRRILDGEHISSEEAFKLLSRVKNRGYSRGFIDGPAEVQDYQLEDNHSAGNTVFAANVTEYSRPDDCWIRVRNKIFAGERLEVLLPSGRLSETTLPNPLTDQKGESHEFANNEQIIRLTSPLPEFSILRRVSE, encoded by the coding sequence ATGGCTCAAAGCAGTAATCCCCCAGAGCTGCTCGCCCCGGCAGGAAATCTTGAGAAGCTCAAATGGGCAGTTCAATACGGAGCGGATGCAGTTTATTTCGGCTCTGAATACAGCTTGAGAAATTTTGCAGGCAATTTTTCCCTTCACCAGGCAGAACAGGGCATCAATTATTTGCACCAGCACGGCAAAAAGGCCTACATCACTCTCAATATTTACCCCTTTTCTGATGAATATGAAAAAATCTTAGCCCTGGCAAGCAGTTTTGATGATATGAATGCCGATGCCCTTATTGTTGCAGATCTCGGTGTTTTTATGATACTCCGCCGGGCGGGTATAAAAGCAGCGCTCCATATCAGTACCCAAGCCAACACGCTCAGCTCTCAGACAGCGATTGAATACGCCGAGTTGGGGGCATCAAGGGTAAATTTGGCAAGAGAGCTTTCTCTCGAACAGATAATGGCAATTCAGCAAGCGGTGTCAGGCCGAATACAAACAGAAGTATTTATCCACGGGGCGGTTTGCTTTTCGTATTCAGGCAGATGCGCAATCAGCGATTATCTAACGGGACGCCGAGCCAACAGAGGCGAATGCACTCATCCCTGCCGCTGGAAATATCATCTGATGGAGGAAGAACGTCCGGGAGAGTATCACCCAGTTTTTGAGGACGACCGGGGCCTGTATTTCTTCAATTCAAAAGACCTCGCTCTATTTGAATATATACCTGCTCTGGCTGAGATTGGCGTTGATTCGCTGAAAATTGAAGGCAGAATGAAGTCCGTACACTACATAGGTTCGGTTGTCTCTATGTATCGAAGAATTCTTGACGGCGAACATATCAGCAGTGAAGAGGCATTCAAGCTCCTAAGCAGGGTTAAAAACAGAGGCTACTCACGAGGCTTTATTGATGGCCCCGCAGAAGTTCAGGATTATCAGCTTGAAGACAACCACTCCGCCGGCAATACTGTATTTGCCGCAAACGTAACGGAGTATTCCCGGCCGGATGATTGCTGGATACGGGTGCGGAATAAAATTTTCGCTGGCGAAAGGCTTGAAGTATTGCTCCCAAGCGGCCGACTTTCAGAAACAACACTCCCCAATCCGCTCACTGACCAAAAAGGCGAGTCCCACGAGTTTGCAAATAACGAACAAATCATTAGACTAACCTCTCCTCTTCCTGAGTTTTCTATCTTGAGAAGAGTATCGGAATGA
- a CDS encoding PEGA domain-containing protein, whose translation MRTKKISRIAVKLFAASLTLMVMAGCVNRELKVITKPENADVYLNGEQIGSSPVSTNFNWYGTYDVKIAKKGFKTLQQTAEIKRPLHDYFPFDIFAGIFNSGKTYTYRWHFDLEKAREPSREALVERANNLAERAEAEPEDSPDGSKQ comes from the coding sequence ATGAGAACAAAAAAAATAAGCAGGATCGCAGTTAAGCTGTTCGCCGCATCGCTGACCTTGATGGTTATGGCTGGCTGCGTGAACAGGGAGCTCAAGGTTATCACTAAGCCCGAGAATGCAGATGTTTACTTAAACGGTGAGCAGATCGGCAGTAGCCCTGTATCCACAAACTTTAACTGGTACGGTACATACGACGTTAAGATAGCCAAAAAGGGTTTCAAGACTCTCCAGCAGACAGCAGAGATTAAAAGACCCCTTCACGATTATTTCCCGTTTGATATATTTGCTGGAATCTTCAACAGCGGCAAAACATACACCTACCGCTGGCATTTCGATCTTGAAAAGGCCCGGGAACCTTCCAGAGAAGCCTTGGTAGAAAGAGCAAACAATCTTGCTGAAAGGGCTGAAGCAGAACCCGAGGATTCTCCTGATGGCTCAAAGCAGTAA
- a CDS encoding Hpt domain-containing protein, producing MGYTENSLLSLDSLSEYCSSPDIVEELVEVFVEDGKYCLQKIAEGLRRKDCPQVRLYAHRIKGSARYIAAEKLSEAASKLENASEQSPCGELSDYHEELKNAFFDVVHYFENSDWKSQLKN from the coding sequence ATGGGTTATACTGAAAATTCACTTCTTTCCCTCGACTCTCTCTCTGAATACTGCTCATCTCCGGACATAGTAGAAGAGTTGGTGGAGGTTTTTGTTGAAGACGGCAAGTACTGCCTCCAGAAGATTGCAGAAGGCCTAAGACGCAAAGACTGCCCTCAAGTGCGTCTCTATGCGCACCGCATCAAAGGTTCGGCAAGATATATCGCTGCTGAAAAGCTTTCTGAAGCCGCCAGCAAGCTGGAAAATGCCTCCGAGCAATCCCCATGCGGTGAGCTTTCAGACTATCACGAAGAGCTTAAAAACGCCTTCTTTGATGTGGTGCATTATTTCGAAAACTCAGACTGGAAATCCCAGCTCAAAAACTAA
- a CDS encoding phosphatidylglycerophosphatase A, with protein sequence MNTKRLLTSCFGLGFSPFVPGTVGSLFPCALFIIIAAFTRQLWQSQLAVAGLTVFFAWGTIAFSKYAIEFAGREDPSEVVSDEVAGQGLALLIGSFLPAFSAYPLVSIGILFVLFRFFDITKISPANRLERLPGGQGILLDDIMAGLYAGIVFAAASLFGWVQPVGELLNPYLLPICSYLSGLCGSIGLGVVQGLTEFLPVSSSGHLVMFETFIPSLDPESKDMLLFDLAVHVGTVFSILVVFRKQIVLFARHFFKFDHSGHNPIQLYKKNFAWHFAFCAIITTATTMLIYKLFEEPFEASRKLWVVCVMWLITAALLYITDKKTRSSLKLREFGIIGAVVIGLAQSGAIIPGISRSGATICAAILYGLHRKWAVEYSFLIAMPAILGGALLTALKHKELFGAGILTPGVIISGMLASFLTGIIALRLLIKASRNRQLKYFSIYCIFISAVSFIYILLN encoded by the coding sequence ATGAATACAAAAAGGCTTCTCACCTCATGCTTCGGGCTGGGCTTTTCACCTTTCGTCCCGGGCACAGTCGGCTCCCTTTTCCCCTGCGCCTTATTTATCATAATAGCAGCTTTCACGCGCCAGCTTTGGCAGAGCCAGCTTGCAGTCGCCGGCCTTACTGTCTTTTTTGCATGGGGGACTATAGCATTCTCCAAATATGCAATCGAGTTCGCCGGCAGGGAAGACCCGTCCGAGGTGGTATCGGATGAAGTCGCAGGGCAGGGGCTCGCTCTGCTGATTGGCTCTTTTCTCCCTGCATTCTCAGCATACCCATTGGTGAGCATAGGCATTCTGTTCGTACTGTTTCGCTTTTTCGATATAACGAAAATCTCGCCTGCAAACCGCCTCGAGAGGCTTCCGGGCGGGCAGGGCATCCTCCTTGATGACATTATGGCAGGGCTCTACGCCGGCATCGTTTTCGCTGCGGCCTCGCTTTTCGGCTGGGTGCAGCCTGTGGGCGAGCTTCTAAACCCATACCTTCTGCCCATCTGCAGCTACCTCTCCGGCCTGTGCGGGTCTATTGGCCTGGGCGTCGTGCAGGGACTAACAGAATTCCTCCCTGTTTCCTCTTCAGGCCATCTGGTGATGTTCGAAACATTCATCCCCAGCCTCGACCCTGAGAGCAAAGATATGCTCCTTTTCGATCTCGCCGTACACGTGGGAACAGTGTTTTCGATTCTCGTTGTATTCCGCAAACAAATCGTATTGTTCGCCCGCCATTTCTTCAAATTTGACCATTCTGGACACAACCCAATACAGCTCTACAAAAAGAATTTCGCTTGGCACTTCGCTTTCTGCGCAATAATCACAACCGCCACTACAATGCTCATTTACAAGCTCTTCGAAGAGCCCTTTGAGGCATCGCGAAAGCTCTGGGTGGTGTGTGTTATGTGGCTCATAACCGCAGCCCTGCTATACATCACAGACAAAAAAACACGCTCCTCGCTTAAGCTCCGCGAATTCGGGATTATAGGCGCGGTGGTGATTGGCTTAGCCCAGTCCGGAGCCATTATCCCGGGAATCTCACGCAGCGGCGCCACGATCTGCGCAGCAATCCTCTACGGCCTCCACCGCAAATGGGCGGTAGAATACAGCTTTCTGATTGCAATGCCCGCCATACTCGGCGGCGCACTTCTCACCGCTCTTAAGCACAAGGAGCTTTTCGGCGCCGGCATACTAACTCCCGGCGTGATTATATCAGGTATGCTCGCATCCTTCCTTACCGGCATTATCGCACTCAGGCTCCTGATAAAAGCAAGCAGAAATCGACAGCTAAAATACTTCAGCATATACTGCATATTCATTTCAGCAGTTTCGTTTATATACATCCTGCTGAATTAG
- a CDS encoding tetratricopeptide repeat protein: MIRRFTKLLLPLLVAAFFIAGCQDPQKIYVEAVELDEQGQSDQAIQTLDEAIKADSEFSDAYSLKGDIFQRQGKLEQSSQAYEQAVKYNPVSFKDLYNLGKVNYSLERYEKAIGAFVRALELHPESYDANYFTAKTYYKLEDYEKALNYATEARLISPDNTELEILFGDIYTATSNYETAIAEYRRALEREGNKPEIMIPLGLAYIRSGSFDVARELLNETIRVAPDDHRIYQYLGYLDLRAKDFEASIENYRVASSLRPGDQLSLKGSGVAYILKGFRDKDPVIKDKGIQQWRVALRLQPDQPGLRRLIRKYSKVKVQ; the protein is encoded by the coding sequence ATGATACGCAGATTTACTAAATTACTTTTGCCCCTGTTGGTCGCCGCATTTTTCATAGCCGGCTGCCAAGACCCGCAGAAAATTTATGTGGAAGCCGTTGAACTGGATGAGCAAGGCCAGTCCGATCAGGCAATCCAAACCTTGGATGAAGCTATAAAGGCAGACTCCGAATTTTCAGATGCATATTCTCTTAAGGGTGATATCTTTCAGCGTCAGGGAAAGCTTGAGCAAAGCTCGCAGGCATATGAGCAGGCTGTGAAGTATAATCCAGTTTCCTTCAAGGATTTATACAATCTGGGAAAGGTTAATTATTCCTTGGAGAGATACGAAAAAGCTATAGGTGCTTTCGTTCGGGCTTTAGAGCTGCATCCTGAAAGTTACGATGCCAACTACTTCACTGCCAAAACATACTACAAGCTTGAAGACTACGAAAAGGCATTGAACTATGCTACAGAAGCAAGGCTTATCAGCCCTGATAACACCGAGCTTGAAATTCTATTCGGCGATATTTACACCGCAACCAGCAATTACGAAACAGCTATCGCAGAATACAGAAGGGCTCTCGAGCGTGAAGGCAATAAGCCGGAGATTATGATTCCTCTCGGACTTGCATACATTAGAAGCGGAAGCTTTGATGTCGCAAGGGAACTGCTGAACGAAACGATAAGGGTGGCGCCAGACGACCATCGTATTTATCAGTACCTCGGATATCTTGACCTCCGCGCAAAAGATTTCGAAGCCTCAATCGAGAATTACAGGGTGGCAAGTTCGCTCAGGCCGGGCGATCAGCTCTCTTTGAAAGGCTCAGGCGTGGCATATATATTGAAGGGATTCAGGGATAAAGACCCGGTCATTAAAGATAAAGGAATACAGCAGTGGCGTGTTGCGCTGAGGCTTCAGCCAGACCAGCCAGGACTGAGAAGACTTATAAGGAAGTATTCCAAGGTCAAGGTGCAGTAG